One Chiloscyllium plagiosum isolate BGI_BamShark_2017 chromosome 12, ASM401019v2, whole genome shotgun sequence DNA window includes the following coding sequences:
- the LOC122555157 gene encoding thiamine transporter 1-like isoform X1 has translation MESTGSNWLYPTALLCVCGFLSNVRPSEPFLTPYLMGPDKNLTEQQVNEIFPVWTYSYLVLLFPIFLATDYLRYKPIIVLQGAALIVTWLMLLCAQGLLAMKFLEFFYGMVTASEVAYYSYIYSVVDFNMYQKVTGYCRCATLVGYTIGSITGQILVSFAEVSLFHLNVISLVCVAIGFTTSVFLPMPQKSMFFHRVKADYNGFKIKHDGSMSEEEELESASTTPLNRGLDNANSMLNDHLPEPIDSSSYTNEIMNKKPFKRICIVLVMLWKTFLQCYSSWPLLCWSAWWALSTCGYFQIVNYIQVLWERIRPFQSSQIYNGIVEAASALLGAVAAFVVGYVKISSIWSEVALLVFSLVVAVSVFLMDTLQNIWVCYVCYIVFRIIYMMLITVATFKIAANLSVELYALVFGVNTFVALVLQTLLTLIVVESSLLNLDIFGQFLAYSVYFGVVALLFLIFGVYNIVKKYREKPRPHENISGCLDCRNEVTSKIS, from the exons ATGGAGAGTACCGGCAGCAACTGGCTTTACCCCACCGCACTGCTCTGTGTCTGCGGCTTCCTCTCCAATGTCCggccctctgaacctttcctcacCCCTTACCTGATGGGACCTGACAAAAACCTGACGGAGCAGCAG gtGAATGAGATTTTTCCGGTTTGGACTTACTCCTACCTCGTGCTTTTGTTTCCCATCTTTCTGGCTACTGATTACCTCCGATACAAGCCCATCATTGTTTTACAAGGTGCAGCTTTGATCGTTACCTGGTTGATGCTGTTGTGTGCCCAAGGACTACTAGCAATGAAGTTTCTTGAATTCTTCTATGGAATGGTAACTGCATCAGAGGTGGCTTATTACTCCTATATCTACTCTGTAGTGGACTTTAACATGTACCAAAAAGTAACTGGATACTGTCGCTGTGCCACTTTGGTAGGGTACACAATAGGATCGATTACTGGACAAATCCTGGTCTCGTTTGCTGAGGTGTCCCTCTTCCACCTCAATGTTATTTCTTTGGTCTGTGTAGCAATTGGTTTTACTACATCAGTATTTCTTCCAATGCCACAGAAGAGCATGTTCTTTCACAGAGTGAAAGCAGACTACAATGGATTCAAAATCAAACATGACGGCTCAATGTCAGAAGAAGAAGAACTTGAATCAGCATCAACGACGCCACTAAACCGTGGCCTTGATAATGCGAACAGTATGTTAAATGACCATCTGCCAGAACCAATAGATAGCAGCTCATACACCAATGAAATTATG aataAAAAGCCTTTCAAAAGAATATGCATTGTTCTTGTAATGTTATGGAAGACCTTTCTGCAGTGTTATTCTTCCTGGCCACTACTCTGCTGGTCAGCATGGTGGGCATTGTCAACTTGTGGCTACTTTCAGATAGTGAATTATATTCAAGTCTTGTGGGAGCGAATACGTCCTTTCCAGAGTTCCCAGATTTACAATGGAATAGTGGAAGCAGCATCTGCGCTTTTGG GTGCTGTAGCAGCATTTGTTGTTGGTTATGTAAAAATATCGTCCATCTGGAGTGAAGTTGCACTCTTGGTCTTTTCTCTTGTTGTTGCTGTTTCAGTGTTCCTGATGGACACACTCCAAAACATCTGGGTCTGCTACGTCTGTTATATTGTTTTCAGAATTATTTACATGATGCTTATTACTGTAGCAAC atttaagaTTGCTGCAAATCTCAGTGTGGAACTGTATGCTTTGGTGTTTGGTGTGAATACATTTGTCGCCTTAGTTCTTCAGACGCTGTTGACTTTGATTGTGGTGGAATCTAGTCTGCTGAATTTGGACATATTTGGACAG TTTCTGGCATATTCAGTTTACTTTGGTGTAGTTGCTCTGTTGTTCCTGATCTTTGGTGTATATAACATTGTGAAGAAATACAGAGAAAAGCCAAGACCACATGAAAACATCTCTGGTTGTTTGGACTGCAGGAACGAAGTGACATCAAAGATATCTTGA
- the LOC122555157 gene encoding thiamine transporter 1-like isoform X2 yields the protein MESTGSNWLYPTALLCVCGFLSNVRPSEPFLTPYLMGPDKNLTEQQNKKPFKRICIVLVMLWKTFLQCYSSWPLLCWSAWWALSTCGYFQIVNYIQVLWERIRPFQSSQIYNGIVEAASALLGAVAAFVVGYVKISSIWSEVALLVFSLVVAVSVFLMDTLQNIWVCYVCYIVFRIIYMMLITVATFKIAANLSVELYALVFGVNTFVALVLQTLLTLIVVESSLLNLDIFGQFLAYSVYFGVVALLFLIFGVYNIVKKYREKPRPHENISGCLDCRNEVTSKIS from the exons ATGGAGAGTACCGGCAGCAACTGGCTTTACCCCACCGCACTGCTCTGTGTCTGCGGCTTCCTCTCCAATGTCCggccctctgaacctttcctcacCCCTTACCTGATGGGACCTGACAAAAACCTGACGGAGCAGCAG aataAAAAGCCTTTCAAAAGAATATGCATTGTTCTTGTAATGTTATGGAAGACCTTTCTGCAGTGTTATTCTTCCTGGCCACTACTCTGCTGGTCAGCATGGTGGGCATTGTCAACTTGTGGCTACTTTCAGATAGTGAATTATATTCAAGTCTTGTGGGAGCGAATACGTCCTTTCCAGAGTTCCCAGATTTACAATGGAATAGTGGAAGCAGCATCTGCGCTTTTGG GTGCTGTAGCAGCATTTGTTGTTGGTTATGTAAAAATATCGTCCATCTGGAGTGAAGTTGCACTCTTGGTCTTTTCTCTTGTTGTTGCTGTTTCAGTGTTCCTGATGGACACACTCCAAAACATCTGGGTCTGCTACGTCTGTTATATTGTTTTCAGAATTATTTACATGATGCTTATTACTGTAGCAAC atttaagaTTGCTGCAAATCTCAGTGTGGAACTGTATGCTTTGGTGTTTGGTGTGAATACATTTGTCGCCTTAGTTCTTCAGACGCTGTTGACTTTGATTGTGGTGGAATCTAGTCTGCTGAATTTGGACATATTTGGACAG TTTCTGGCATATTCAGTTTACTTTGGTGTAGTTGCTCTGTTGTTCCTGATCTTTGGTGTATATAACATTGTGAAGAAATACAGAGAAAAGCCAAGACCACATGAAAACATCTCTGGTTGTTTGGACTGCAGGAACGAAGTGACATCAAAGATATCTTGA